The DNA window AGAGATGTTGCAAGAAAAACAAAAGAAATAATAAAGAATCAAAATATTTTTAGTATATCTAGACTTCCAGGAAAATTATCTGATTGTCAAGAAAATAATCCAAAATTATCTGAAATTTATTTAGTAGAAGGAGATTCTGCTGGAGGATCAGCAAAACAAGGAAGAAATAGAAAAAATCAAGCAGTATTACCATTAAAGGGTAAAATACTTAATGTAGAAAAAGCTGGGTTTAATAAAATTATTTCTTCACAAGAAATTATTACATTAATTACTGCTTTAGGATGTAATATTGATAAAAACCAATATAGTATAGATAAATTAAGATATCATAATATCATTATTATGACAGATGCAGATGTAGATGGAGCACATATTCGTACTTTATTATTAACATTTTTTTATCGTCAAATACCTCAAATAATAGAAAAAGGATATGTATATATTGCACAACCTCCATTATATAGAATTAAAAAAGGAAATAAAAAATTATATATTAAAAATAATGAAGAAATGGAAATTTTTACATTAAATATAGCTTTTAATAAAGCTATGTTTTTTTTTAAAAATTCAAAAAAGATTTTATCAGATAAAAAATTATTAATATTAGTTAACAAATATAATTATATTAAAAAAATCATAAAATTTTCAAAATACATTTTTTCTGATAAAATATTATTTTCATTATTATATAATCCAAAATTAGAAAAATTAAATGACTATAATAATGTCAAAATATGGTTAGATAATTTATTATTATTTTTAAATAAAAAATATATTAATATTAATTTTTCAGGAAATATAAATAAAAATATAAAACAAAATATTTTTGAACCAATAATTTATGAAAATAAATATGGTAATATAAATAAATATCAATTAAATTATGACTTTTTTATTAGTAATGAATATAAAAAAATATGTTTATTAGGAAATAAATTACTTTCTTTAAAAGAGAAAAAAATTTTTCGTGTAGAAAAAGGGGAAAAATATAAGAATATTAATTCTTTTGAAGAAGGTATCGAATGGTTATTAAAAGAATGTAAAAAAAAATTTATTATACAAAGGTATAAAGGATTAGGTGAAATGAATCCAACCCAATTATGGGAAACAACTATGAATCCTTTAACTCGTAATATGTTACAAGTTACAATTAAAGATGCAAAAAAAGCAGATAAATTATTTTCAACTCTTATGGGTGATGAAGTAGAACCTAGAAGGTTATTTATAAAAAATAATGCGTTAAAAGTAATTAATATCGATATTTAAGATAAATTTTTTTAAATAAAATAGTTTTTTTTTATAAAAAATTAATAGTTATGTAAATCAATAGATTGAAATTTTTTATCTATATTTTTTTCATAATTATCTATAATTTTTTTATTTATTAACCCTTGTTCAATTTCTCGTAATGCTAAAATAGTTGTTTTATCATTTTTTTCTGGTAATAAAGGTATTTTTCCTCTAATTTGGATTTGTCTAGCTCTTTTAGCTGCTATTATAACTAAATCGAATCTATTACCTATTTTTTGAATAGCTTTTTCTATAGTAATTCTAGCCATAATTAATATACCATTTTTTATTAAAAATAAATAAATTAATTTGTTTATTTTGTTTAAATAATAATAATATTATATATATTAATTATAATATCATATTTTTTAAAAATATAAAATTTTAAAATTATAATATTTTATATAAAGTATATTTTTTATATATAAAGGAAATTATTATATGAATTTAAATTGTATTCCTTCTGGGAAAAATATTCCCAATGATATTAATGTTATTATTGAAATATCTTCTAATTCTAATCCAATAAAATATGAAATTAATAAAAAATACGGAATATTATTTGTAGATCGTTTTATTAATATACCTATCTTTTATCCATGTAATTATGGATATATAAATAATACATTATCATTAGATGATGATCCTTTAGATGTAATGGTAATAACAAAATATCAAATTATACCAGGATCTGTAATTAGATGTCGTCCTATAGGTTTATTAAATATGATAGATGAGTCTGGAGATGATAAAAAAATAATTGCAGTACCACATGATAAAATTTCTCAAGAATATACTTTTATTAAAAGTATAAAAGATTTATCTATTTTTTTACAAAAACAAATTATATATTTTTTTAAACATTATAAAGATTTAGAACAAAATAAATGGTGTAAAGTAAATAATTGGGAAGATGTTTTTCAAGCAGAAAATGAAATTTTACTTTCTATTAA is part of the Enterobacteriaceae endosymbiont of Donacia fulgens genome and encodes:
- the gyrB gene encoding DNA topoisomerase (ATP-hydrolyzing) subunit B, with the translated sequence MTNKYYNASSIQILKGLDAVKKRPGMYIGNTDDGTGLHHMVFEVIDNAIDESLAGFCKNIKIIIHNDDSISIIDDGRGIPTDIHKEAQISAAEVIMTILHSGGKFNNKSYKLSGGLHGVGISVVNALSRKLELIIKRNGKLYKQLYCYGIPQNKLKNIANSTTTGTHIRFWPNFNIFKNIQSFDYKILSKRLRELSFLNSGLFISINDIRINKSNSFQYNGGIKEFIKYLNKNQNIIHNNIFYCYNKNSKINIEIAMQWNNSFKERIYCFTNNIPQESGGTHLSGLKAAITRTINLYIDKEKYNKKKKYINITGEDTREGLIAIISIKISNPKFSSQTKEKLISSEIKSLVECYVNQQLMFFLLENPNDAKKIIEKIIHAAKIRDVARKTKEIIKNQNIFSISRLPGKLSDCQENNPKLSEIYLVEGDSAGGSAKQGRNRKNQAVLPLKGKILNVEKAGFNKIISSQEIITLITALGCNIDKNQYSIDKLRYHNIIIMTDADVDGAHIRTLLLTFFYRQIPQIIEKGYVYIAQPPLYRIKKGNKKLYIKNNEEMEIFTLNIAFNKAMFFFKNSKKILSDKKLLILVNKYNYIKKIIKFSKYIFSDKILFSLLYNPKLEKLNDYNNVKIWLDNLLLFLNKKYININFSGNINKNIKQNIFEPIIYENKYGNINKYQLNYDFFISNEYKKICLLGNKLLSLKEKKIFRVEKGEKYKNINSFEEGIEWLLKECKKKFIIQRYKGLGEMNPTQLWETTMNPLTRNMLQVTIKDAKKADKLFSTLMGDEVEPRRLFIKNNALKVINIDI
- the rpoZ gene encoding DNA-directed RNA polymerase subunit omega; translation: MARITIEKAIQKIGNRFDLVIIAAKRARQIQIRGKIPLLPEKNDKTTILALREIEQGLINKKIIDNYEKNIDKKFQSIDLHNY
- the ppa gene encoding inorganic diphosphatase produces the protein MNLNCIPSGKNIPNDINVIIEISSNSNPIKYEINKKYGILFVDRFINIPIFYPCNYGYINNTLSLDDDPLDVMVITKYQIIPGSVIRCRPIGLLNMIDESGDDKKIIAVPHDKISQEYTFIKSIKDLSIFLQKQIIYFFKHYKDLEQNKWCKVNNWEDVFQAENEILLSIKRFKQKNNSY